Genomic segment of Strix aluco isolate bStrAlu1 chromosome 8, bStrAlu1.hap1, whole genome shotgun sequence:
AGTAACAAAGTCAGGTAAGCTACAGTGGAAGACAAGCACCCATATAAGTATATATTTAATGAGGCACAGGTAGCCTTCACTTGGCTCAAGACCCATCTATTGGCAAAAGACAACAAATTTTCTTTATTAGAACTGTAATACAAAAATCCCAACGCTTAGCATCATGACACTTAGCATGTACTTATTCTATTTCCTTTCTGCTCATTGAAGCTAGAGCCAGGTACTATGTACTAGTTCTCTGAACTTCTACCTACTGTAGAAGGGAGAGACCTAGTATAAAACTGTAGCACCCATAGCTCCAACCCTAAGAGCTCTCTGGTGTACCAGACTACATCCAAGACAACAAACATCAGGCAAAGCATAGTAAATATCTAGCTTATGCACAGACCTCAATTTCCTATGTATTACCTTGTCTGAGAGGAGGAACAGGCTGGACACACAAGGCAGTTGTCAGTCTCCTGCTGTTTCCCTTAGCCGAACTGGGACACAGATGAACACTTTATGACCGCTACCAACTGGCCAGAGCAAGTTCAAAAGGAAACTAGAAACCTGGATTTTTCTGCCCTGGGTTGCAGAGCATGTACCCTTTCTCAGGTACCCTTTGCATTTAGACTGGCCCAAGCATAGTTACAGTTTAGCTAAGGCTAAGGTCTGTATAGCTTAAGGCTTAAGTGAAAACCAACTTGCTCTTTGGAACAACAGAAATAACCTGTCAATAAATTGCATCCAAGAATTTGCAAAGTTTATCTTCTAGTCCCTGGCTGCTATCTACACATAAATCTACAGAGTGACTATAAAACAGTGGTGTATGTAAAACAAAGCTATTAAAAGTTTGCACTGTAGCCTTTCTTCAGGGCAAAATGTCTGCTTGTCTTTGCTGTGCGTGATGTTGAATTACAGCTAGAGTTGAGTGCAGGAGTTGAGTCCAACTTTGGGCAGCCAGCATGAAAGGCAAGaaggtgctgtgctgcaggagtGAGTTTCCAGTTGGTTTCTCAGCATACATCTTCCACCAGTAAGCCTTTTTAGCATGAAGATTTGCTGAAGTGACTCTCACTGTATCTGGGAGATTGCTAGTTCTGTCAGTAGCTTCAGCACTCCAATTAGGTATTGGCTTTGTAGAAACTGCAAGAAAGAAGAGCATGTCAGAACAAAAATTACAGTTGCCGAATTTCCACACCCTTAAATGTGGAAACTACTAAGGGTTCTATGTGATTAGCTTCTCTGTTGCTGTTTGCAAGGTACCTTTCTGGTGCTATCTTCACCCTGGATATTGAGAAAACACATGCCTACATGCTGCTCCTTTCAGAGCCCTCTGACTTCTGCTCCTGTCCCATGTGAAGCAGGGTACCTCAGAAATGCCCTGCTCCTACTCCAGCTTTTGGGAAGATGAGAATCCTAGCACTTCTGTTCCTTCAGCTACCTCCCTCCTCCTGGAGGAAGGCCAGGAAGGAGACATGCCAGTTTCCTTGAATATCCCTATTTTCCCATATTGAATATGTCTGACTTGAACTCATTATCCCCCATTATGAAAGAGCCATAACTGAGTTTACTCAACACCCATTCCAGAACAGAGCCCCTCTTTGGAAAGCATATGCTGTTGAGTATCTCTTGTGTTTACCTACCTGCAAGATAAAAAGttgtttcagctgcttttaaatTACTACAGATAAAAACAAGCAATGTAACACTAAATGTTTAGTGGTTTGCAGTTGTTCTACCAAAGGCTGAAGCTGTTAAGAGATGCTTCCCAGCaaagcttattttctttcatgGGATGAACACATGCTCCAGGAAAGAGGTGCATGAGTGAGGTCCCAGCTGTAGCCTCTAACATTCCCTCTGTACCCAGAACAATGGAGTCAGCACATCATAGACAGACAAACTTCAGGAAGGATTAATCCTCTGTGGTTTTGAAGGATATTATAGATACAGGATATCTAGATATAGGAAGAGGAGCACCTTGATGAAAAGGGTTACAGGTGAAGTAGCTTTAAGCAAGCTGTTTTGATGCTTAAGATCATCTGTTGTCTCTTGGCTCACCCACACACCAGCTATTTTTGTGTAGCACATTAATTATATTTGTCTTCTGCCTGTGTCTTAATAACTGTAATACTAGAAAGCTAATAAACTACTTTAAGGTTTTTGATTAAGTTTGGGATCTTTTTAAGCCTGAGTTTCGGCCAATGGGCAAAGAAACCTTCCTGTCCATACCACAGCTAGTACACCTATTTCTGGCCCAAGACTAGGGTTAGTAGTTTCTGCTGCAATACAGCAGTAAAATACTGTATTGATAGCTGCCCCAACTCTAGAATGAATTATGAGTAATAAAGGATGAGGGTTTAACAACTTCTTATAGAAAATTATGTGTAAGAAACATGAAACCTTAATTTTTAGAAGTAAAGCATTTCTAGATAGTACAGCTATTTTATTTGTCCAGCATTGGTTAGGTCAACATGCTACTTAAAACCTCACCTTTATAATCCCATCACAGTGTGCTGAGGCAATTGCCGTCGAAACTTTCACCAGTTTTGCAGCTGACAAGCGGATCTTAAAGTGTCTGTGGAAGTGAGAGTAAAGGCAGTCCATAAAGATATCCACCTCTTCTTGAGTGATCTCTCCGGGAGTTTTTTGGACTGTGTCCCACAGAGCTTTTGCATCCTCTGGATGAATAGCATATGAAATATCCAGAGGCTGGAGGAGACCAGGGACAGAGAAGATGAGTTCCATGGCAGATGCAGTTTTGTCCACTTTGCATCCAGTCCACATAGCTGCCATCCAGCTGAGATTGAGAGGGCTGATGGCTAAACGGTGGAAGCAGCAGTCAAAAGTCTTCTGAAACCAACTTCCAACAATGGCTGTGTAACTCTCTGCCCCATTTGTAAGAAACAGAGGTAAACAAGTGAAGTCCTCTGGCACGTTTTCAAAAAAATCATCTCCACACACACAGCAGAACCAGCCTGACCATATCAGTTTCTCTTCTGAGGTTTTTTGGGAAGCTGTCGATCTT
This window contains:
- the CENPL gene encoding centromere protein L; amino-acid sequence: MEPRTLSGTGRPSWGLLLARGHGPLGFSSSSQLLPPAPRSQENTDPQRIAFLLRKQWTLYSVTPLYRFSNAHLKNYSRLLSAFIAAERQKGWAVEVGVELDIKVAVSSLPDLKGSDQDHAAILVELFSRSTASQKTSEEKLIWSGWFCCVCGDDFFENVPEDFTCLPLFLTNGAESYTAIVGSWFQKTFDCCFHRLAISPLNLSWMAAMWTGCKVDKTASAMELIFSVPGLLQPLDISYAIHPEDAKALWDTVQKTPGEITQEEVDIFMDCLYSHFHRHFKIRLSAAKLVKVSTAIASAHCDGIIKFLQSQYLIGVLKLLTELAISQIQ